One window of the Rhipicephalus sanguineus isolate Rsan-2018 chromosome 2, BIME_Rsan_1.4, whole genome shotgun sequence genome contains the following:
- the LOC119382070 gene encoding uncharacterized protein LOC119382070, with product MATNDATQTERTHEAPQYPAAVSAVALKLPCFWPADPALWFAQVEAQFTTRRIVSQETKFHHVIAALTPTEAAEVRDIILAPPTEQPYDALKRELIRRTTLSEQKRLQQLLTAQDLGDRKPSQLLRGMRQLLGEKASKMDDSLLRQLFLQRLPANVCMVLAAAGDLPLDDLAALADRVLEVATPAISAFEGVKASEVSPVTSTGNCSAELQSLKQEVQRIAQSLEALKIQVERRSRSTSRNRASSRSSDTGRICWYHHRFGDNATKCVSPCAHQGNVPATH from the coding sequence ATGGCGACCAACGACGCTACCCAGACGGAGAGAACCCACGAAGCCCCGCAATATCCTGCCGCCGTCTCAGCAGTTGCACTCAAACTTCCGTGTTTCTGGCCTGCAGACCCTGCTCTTTGGTTCGCTcaagtcgaggcccagtttaCTACAAGAAGAATTGTGTCTCAGGAAACAAAATTCCATCACGTTATTGCGGCCCTAACGCCAACCGAAGCAGCCGAGGTGCGCGATATCATCCTCGCCCCTCCGACCGAGCAGCCATACGACGCGTTGAAACGCGAGCTCATCCGCCGCACCACCCTCTCCGAGCAGAAGCGTCTGCAACAGCTCCTAACAGCCCAAGACCTGGGGGACCGCAAACCATCGCAGTTGCTTCGTGGCATGCGCCAGCTCCTGGGAGAGAAGGCGTCGAAGATGGACGACTCCCTCCTCCGCCAACTGTTTCTCCAACGCCTCCCTGCAAATGTTTGCATGGTTCTTGCAGCGGCTGGCGACTTGCCCCTCGATGACCTCGCCGCTCTCGCTGACAGGGTGTTGGAGGTAGCGACACCGGCGATCTCCGCTTTTGAAGGCGTAAAAGCGAGTGAAGTTTCTCCCGTTACGTCGACTGGAAATTGTTCTGCGGAGTTACAGTCGCTCAAGCAGGAGGTCCAGCGGATTGCACAGTCTCTAGAGGCATTGAAAATCCAGGTAGAAAGACGATCCCGCTCCACTTCACGCAATCGCGCATCGTCTCGCTCTTCTGATACTGGACGCATCTGCTGGTACCATCATCGCTTTGGGGATAATGCAACCAAGTGCGTGTCACCTTGTGCCCACCAGGGAAACGTGCCGGCCACGCACTAA